A stretch of Komagataella phaffii GS115 chromosome 2, complete sequence DNA encodes these proteins:
- a CDS encoding Triacylglycerol lipase of the lipid particle, responsible for all the TAG lipase activity of the lip, with amino-acid sequence MPQPSRAKQQTLQIKFWLFGLEVSYFVVNYVPAPIWKLMVLIFDVFMFWFRKVYDVLSGRSATSRYKQDLQNAQSLEEWSYVASRLDSISGGELWRQNFISNKYDYKLISERLHSLRNARESKDFPHLLTLLRSSLLRNFGGIAEKELYTRAYSGTKTLIETYVAEILKCLIFINDFEYKDDFTNTVNSFNQLKLDFFHDVRQTYGSTALILQGGSLFGLCHIGVIKAMYFKGLLPRIISGSGVGAVVAAFVCCLIDDHLLSHLVTLSKQMANLPDEVLDKRSGKVVENVVVRGFSEDTLNFMKYTKSTIKHLTFEEAYLSTGKVLNIMVHPTNSSAPFLLNYITTPNVMIISALYCSMGSGVLVENAHLYVKDINGEIKPMDYPEPCIFMTPHEANTYMGVTYTRLTELFNVNHFIVSLARPYLAALVGNGLRHSSTWYPKRVLRTVMGLELQHRIDMLNRSGLLFGFIKRLAVDDKTPTTSTSEITIVPHLRTLVKDFTRIFDVSRSNENIPYWILVGERSVWPLFPILWTRTAIEFTLDDLYNNQRKMR; translated from the exons ATGCCCCAACCATCTAGAGCTAAGCAGCAAACGCTGCAAATAAAGTTCTGGTTATTTGGTTTGGAAGTATCATATTTTGTTGTG AATTATGTCCCTGCACCCATTTGGAAACTAATGGTCTTAATCTTCGATGTGTTTATGTTCTGGTTCCGTAAAGTATATGATGTTCTGAGCGGACGATCAGCAACTTCAAGATACAAACAAGACCTCCAAAATGCACAGAGTTTGGAAGAATGGTCCTACGTTGCGTCTCGTCTAGATTCCATCTCCGGTGGGGAATTGTGGAGACAAAACTTTATCAGCAACAAATACGATTACAAATTGATTAGTGAAAGGCTCCACTCCCTTCGGAACGCAAGAGAAAGTAAAGACTTCCCCCATCTGTTGACGCTGCTGAGGTCCAGTCTTCTAAGGAATTTTGGTGGTATTGCAGAGAAAGAACTTTACACTAGGGCCTACTCGGGCACCAAAACGCTTATTGAAACCTATGTTGCCGAAATACTAAAATGCCTTATAttcatcaatgattttgaatACAAAGACGACTTTACAAACACTGTCAACAGCTTCAATCAGTTGAAACTTGACTTTTTCCATGATGTGAGGCAAACGTATGGTTCCACGGCATTGATTCTGCAAGGTGGAAGTCTGTTTGGGTTGTGCCATATAGGCGTGATAAAAGCCATGTATTTCAAAGGTCTATTGCCAAGAATTATCTCAGGGTCTGGAGTCGGGGCTGTAGTGGCAGCATTTGTATGCTGCCTGATTGACGACCATCTGCTGTCGCATTTGGTGACATTGAGTAAACAAATGGCGAACCTGCCCGATGAGGTATTGGACAAGCGGTCAGGGAAAGTGGTGGAAAATGTTGTTGTACGTGGTTTCAGTGAAGACACTTTAAACTTCATGAAGTATACCAAATCCACGATCAAGCATCTCACCTTCGAGGAAGCATATCTTAGTACAGGGAAAGTACTCAACATTATGGTGCATCCTACTAATTCTTCAGCTCCATTTTTATTGAACTACATCACCACTCCTAACGTGATGATCATAAGTGCGTTGTATTGTTCAATGGGAAGCGGAGTACTAGTGGAAAATGCACATCTATATGTCAAAGACATCAACGGGGAGATAAAACCTATGGACTACCCAGAACCATGCATATTTATGACACCCCATGAGGCCAACACGTACATGGGCGTTACGTACACCCGGCTTACAGAGCTGTTCAATGTCAACCACTTCATCGTTTCACTCGCGAGACCATATCTGGCGGCTTTGGTAGGAAATGGGTTGCGTCATTCGTCGACATGGTATCCCAAGCGTGTGCTGAGAACAGTTATGGGTCTCGAATTACAGCATCGTATTGACATGTTAAATCGTTCTGGTCTGCTTTTTGGATTCATCAAGAGACTAGCCGTCGACGATAAGACTCCCACTACCAGCACAAGTGAGATAACTATTGTTCCGCATCTTAGGACGCTAGTGAAGGATTTCACCAGAATATTTGACGTTAGCAGGTCCAACGAGAATATTCCATACTGGATTCTGGTGGGAGAACGCAGTGTCTGGCCACTATTCCCAATACTTTGGACTAGGACAGCCATTGAGTTTACCCTTGATGATCTGTACAACAACCAAAGGAAGATGAGGTAG
- a CDS encoding Subunit of the RNA polymerase II mediator complex: MTDYSKVPINSLESLRLRLTQAMHSLNKLNDSIHQSQTLPQWSSIQNQLTVILSQLTSLSTTLETQREILQYINVYPLPEFPSTTHEGLLTTLLRKKNIPEVSEWITQSLEESKDKNPSASDQFATWCAETSAQESENWIFTGFRTKYEIDNDIPQAPEYSLRESTSTNVSQDEVSTDDLNKLIYMGIDPRKQ; encoded by the coding sequence ATGACAGACTATTCGAAGGTTCCGATCAATTCCTTGGAGTCTCTCCGTTTGAGACTCACTCAGGCTATGCATTCACTGAATAAATTGAATGATTCCATACATCAGTCACAAACTCTACCTCAATGGTCATCCATCCAAAACCAACTCACAGTCATTCTATCCCAACTAACCTCTCTTTCGACGACGTTGGAAACACAACGAGAAATCCTACAGTACATAAACGTTTACCCTCTGCCGGAATTTCCATCAACGACGCATGAAGGGCTATTGACTACACTATTGcggaagaagaacattcCTGAGGTATCTGAATGGATAACACAATCTTTAGAGGAGTCCAAAGATAAGAACCCTTCTGCGTCCGACCAATTTGCTACCTGGTGTGCTGAAACAAGTGCTCAAGAAAGTGAAAATTGGATTTTCACTGGATTTCGAACAAAATATGAAATAGACAACGATATACCGCAGGCCCCAGAGTATTCTCTTAGGGAGTCCACAAGCACAAACGTATCACAAGATGAAGTCTCTACAGATGACTTGAACAAATTAATCTACATGGGAATAGATCCCAGAAAACAGTAG
- a CDS encoding TFIIA large subunit, giving the protein MSNSEAARLYESIIEEVTAESRQDFEDSGIDESTLQDLRKIWRNKLSESGVAEFSWTQNTKEEFSQQQQQQQQQLRSGDLQSNFRHQIDPLAGIQDIQIPNDIQLPTITPKNEDSGLEFPGMGQTDGAGKSYNFELHIDATPEQVEHMRRRLGKRQVDGPGSDNDNVNDSDDINSDLDDTDDDEINSDDDNDEQEDNIMLCLYDRVQRVRNKWKCNLRDGIVNMDGRDYTFQKATGESEW; this is encoded by the exons ATGTCCAACTCAGAAGCA GCCAGGTTATATGAATCGATCATTGAAGAGGTCACCGCTGAAAGCAGACAAGATTTCGAAGATAGTGGTATTGATGAGTCCACACTTCAAGACTTAAggaagatttggagaaatAAGCTTAGTGAGAGCGGTGTAGCAGAATTTTCATGGACTCAAAACACTAAGGAAGAGTTTTcgcagcaacaacaacaacagcaacaacaattACGAAGTGGCGACCTACAATCTAACTTTCGTCACCAGATTGACCCTCTGGCAGGAATCCAAGATATCCAGATACCAAACGACATACAGTTACCTACAATCACCCCAAAGAATGAGGATTCAGGTCTGGAGTTCCCCGGAATGGGTCAGACGGATGGGGCTGGAAAGTCATATAATTTTGAATTACATATAGATGCAACTCCAGAACAAGTGGAGCATATGAGAAGGCGACTAGGAAAGCGTCAAGTCGATGGACCTGGATCCGATAATGACAACGTTAATGACTCAGATGATATCAATTCCGACTTGGATGACACGGATGATGACGAAATCAATAGCgatgatgataatgatGAGCAAGAAGACAATATCATGTTGTGTTTGTACGACAGAGTGCAAAGAGTCCGTAACAAGTGGAAGTGCAATTTAAGAGATGGAATTGTAAATATGGATGGACGTGATTATACCTTCCAAAAGGCGACTGGGGAGAGTGAATGGTGA
- a CDS encoding Protein involved in bud-site selection, whose translation MDFETETATSRTLDCLSCSSQVVHGHVGNSAIQFPLQLNGWNVDTINTTQFSNHPGYGRFKGQKTSASEVEAIFLGLMNIGCHYDTLLLGYVADAGTLRTIGNLFAEYSTNHGARFVLDPVLGDNGKLYVSEDLIPVYKEIIRSGKVDMVTPNQFELELLLGSKINSLKELRNAMFQFQEEFRVKNVVVTSVSFPTGPNHDDSNIYLAGLCEDQWFYEKVPEIDAIFSGSGDLFLSLLNHLYYHFPLQEALIKTASSVSKVLQLSYEMELDNPCKIFKLDKLYVPHLRMVEARDILVLSVPNK comes from the coding sequence ATGGACTTTGAAACTGAGACCGCCACGTCTAGAACGTTGGACTGTTTGTCATGTTCCAGCCAGGTAGTCCATGGACATGTGGGGAACAGTGCCATCCAATTCCCCTTGCAATTGAATGGTTGGAATGTTGACACTATAAATACCACTCAATTTTCTAACCATCCCGGTTATGGGCGATTCAAAGGTCAGAAGACATCTGCAAGTGAGGTGGAGGCGATTTTCTTAGGACTGATGAACATTGGTTGTCACTACGATACCCTCTTGTTGGGCTATGTTGCTGATGCTGGTACATTACGCACTATAGGAAACCTATTTGCGGAATATTCGACTAACCATGGGGCCAGATTTGTCTTGGATCCAGTTTTGGGTGATAACGGTAAACTCTACGTTAGCGAGGACCTGATTCCCGTCTATAAAGAGATCATTAGATCTGGGAAAGTGGATATGGTGACTCCGAACCAGTTCGAGTTAGAGCTGTTACTAGGGTCCAAAATTaattcattgaaagaattacGCAACGCAATGTTTCAGTTTCAGGAGGAATTTCGGGTCAAGAACGTTGTCGTCACCTCAGTTTCCTTTCCGACGGGTCCAAATCATGATGACTCTAATATATACCTCGCTGGCCTTTGCGAAGATCAATGGTTTTATGAAAAAGTTCCCGAGATTGATGCCATATTTTCTGGTTCTGGagatctttttctctcatTGTTGAATCACCTGTACTACCACTTCCCCTTGCAAGAAGCATTAATCAAAACAGCTTCCAGCGTTAGCAAAGTTTTACAATTGTCGTATGAAATGGAATTGGATAATCCTTgcaaaattttcaaattggatAAATTATACGTTCCGCATCTACGAATGGTTGAAGCAAGGGATATATTAGTATTGTCCGTTCCCAATAAATAA
- a CDS encoding Protein involved in postreplication repair: MDATVGNIGSISDPSDWLGTKVPKLFDLESMLSCHICKETLKAPVMTQCGHCFCSLCIRRYLKVNQECPLCHEVQYESNLVKVLLLDSIGKWFISNRSQLLAKLNADDDSVIILQEEKKRPKPQKPVYESRKKPKTAGFGKSVPSREEMVECPICGEFMSAEELQGDHIDICLVGKDNKDEKEEDSKEDREHHESAQKVPEKDIVVTIPKDQDFQVQKAVDMKRLAKLDFASLSTNKVKEKLAQLRLPTSGTRAQLEARYVEYSNLYNSNLDSANPKDSVVLRDKLEQWEALSEIDNNKSNHTEKFNRSAWVKTHGNEFRELIQAAKKTHFSK, translated from the coding sequence ATGGACGCTACTGTGGGTAATATAGGTTCTATCTCTGACCCATCAGACTGGCTGGGCACTAAAGTTCCaaagctttttgatcttgaatcaaTGTTAAGTTGCCATATTTGCAAAGAGACGTTAAAGGCACCTGTTATGACTCAGTGTGGTCACTGTTTTTGCTCTCTATGTATTAGAAGGTATCTGAAAGTGAACCAGGAATGCCCGCTTTGCCACGAGGTTCAGTATGAGAGCAATTTAGTCAAAGTTTTGCTTCTGGATAGCATCGGAAAATGGTTCATTAGTAATAGAAGCCAACTTTTAGCAAAGCTTAACGCTGATGATGACTCCGTTATAATCttgcaagaagaaaaaaaacgGCCCAAGCCGCAAAAACCCGTGTATGAATCTAGGAAGAAGCCGAAAACAGCAGGGTTTGGTAAGTCAGTTCCCTCCAGAGAAGAGATGGTCGAGTGCCCCATTTGTGGAGAATTTATGTCTGCAGAAGAGCTTCAAGGAGATCACATTGACATATGTCTGGTTGGCAAAGACAACAAAGACGAGAAAGAGGAGGACAGTAAAGAAGATCGTGAACATCATGAGTCGGCGCAAAAGGTGCCAGAAAAAGATATAGTAGTCACGATACCCAAAGACCAAGATTTTCAGGTGCAGAAAGCAGTTGATATGAAACGACTAGCAAAGTTGGATTTTGCCTCATTATCGACCAATAAAGTCAAAGAGAAACTAGCGCAACTTCGATTGCCAACATCCGGTACAAGAGCTCAGCTAGAGGCCAGATATGTTGAGTACAGCAACCTTTACAATAGTAACCTTGATTCTGCCAACCCTAAGGATAGTGTGGTTTTGAGGGACAAGTTGGAGCAATGGGAGGCCTTATCTGAGATAGACAACAATAAGTCAAATCATACAGAAAAGTTTAATAGATCAGCTTGGGTGAAAACTCATGGGAATGAATTTAGAGAGTTAATACAGGCGGCCAAAAAAACCCATTTTTCTAAATGA
- a CDS encoding Plasma membrane ATP-binding cassette (ABC) transporter, multidrug transporter involved in multidrug, with protein MERDTHEADPAQPVLSHNNSSGDEVLSYRAEDEQAQLEGVNLDRLQSLTKQMSHVTASEMATMVDLNDFDLTRILAVFAEKAEQRGLPIKSTAVELKDVSVLGVNDSASLLPTVSDLLYLPSTIARKIRNRKPALRHILKGVDFHTVPGEMCLVLGRPGAGCSSLLKTIAGETSHFVRVEGDIAYNNIPQAEMVKRFKNELIYNPELDLHFPHLTVEETLSFALACKTPRIRIDDISRKKHVDNWLKILLTVYGLGHTRNTIVGNDFVRGVSGGERKRVSIAEAMAANGTVYCWDNATRGLDASTALEFTESVRATTNLEQTTSFVTLYQPSERIYELFDKVLVLYEGRQIYFGPADAAKQFFVDMGYDCPPRQTTGEFLTAVTDPLQRYPRPGFENRVPINADEFQEYWRASSTYSDLQNQFQETLKAGLSETTKETFLKAAANEKMKGVSDNSKYTVNYFEQLRLCIVRGFQRIKGDINYTIVMVVSALIQGLVVGSLYWNTPENSSGVFGRAGVIFFAILFFVLMSLAEIANIFKDRPVLAKQIGYSLYHPSTEVIANALIQIPVKFIASLFFSIVVYFLANMKRQPGPFFAFLLFVNLGSQTMAALFNLVAAVSPTLAVANAFDGLLVLSSVLYTSYMIQRPSMVPWFEWFSYMNPMLYAFESMLTNEFHGSIIDCSDVDLIPNGPGYEDYPDQYRSCAITGANGRTYVDGDTYLDLSFEYSYSHIWRNMGILFLFYVAFLVIHSVMSEIMNMSTSTADRLIFLKANDLPVEVAAALNGSASSNDEETGQDTSLNEKYELERDKSEVKVSDKLLGSDEVFTWKDVNYVIPYQGSERTLLDHVQGYVKPGTLTALMGESGAGKTTLLNVLSQRIDVGVVTGDMLVNGNPVSASFKRRTGYVQQQDLHISELTVRESLIFAAKLRRPLSVPVAEKIQYVDQVIEILQMTKYKDAVAGELGAGLNVEQRKKLSIATELVSKPDLLLFLDEPTSGLDSQSSWAIVKLLRQLADAGQAILCTIHQPSATLFEQFDRLLLLRKGGQTVYFGDIGENSSVITGYFERNGARKCSPAENPAEYILEVIGAGATASITENWFDVWIKSPESQEVSQEISTLVTRAGNSTSSVDDAAHLGTFATPWHYQYQLVLQRTAQQFFRDMEYFMAKFMLLLSGGLLIGFSFWDVKHTIVGMQNAMFAVFSAMILSAPLSNQIQSKAIASRELYEARESKSNTFHWSALLLSQFLVEIPYSVVFSTIFYICWYFPVQLDNAPERAGVWWLHYCIFFQLYYISFALATVYFAPDLPTANVILSFLFNFIFAFCGVVQPVDMMPGFWTFMNKVSPYTYFVQSFLGNVLHGREVHCAANEMTYIQPPSEQSCGEYLTPFIEEHTGYVANPGAFEDCGFCKFAVGDQYLSTVGIKYSYGWRNVGFYWVYIVFNLSAMLFLYYMFKVRKQSIFAPIIGLFGRKQKD; from the coding sequence ATGGAAAGAGATACCCACGAGGCTGATCCTGCCCAGCCTGTCCTCTCGCATAATAACAGCTCTGGCGATGAGGTGCTGAGCTACCGTGCAGAAGATGAGCAAGCTCAGTTGGAAGGTGTTAATCTCGATAGGCTACAATCGTTGACCAAGCAAATGTCTCATGTCACAGCGTCAGAAATGGCTACCATGGTCGACCTCAACGACTTTGACCTGACTAGAATTTTGGCTGTATTTGCAGAAAAGGCTGAACAGAGAGGCCTTCCAATCAAGTCTACAGCTGTCGAATTGAAAGATGTCAGTGTTTTAGGAGTAAATGATTCCGCTTCACTATTGCCCACTGTGTCAGACCTGTTGTATCTTCCAAGTACGATAGCCAGAAAAATAAGGAATAGAAAGCCCGCGTTGAGGCATATTCTCAAAGGTGTTGATTTTCACACTGTTCCAGGGGAAATGTGTCTGGTTTTGGGTCGTCCAGGTGCCGGATGTTCGTCCTTATTAAAGACTATTGCTGGAGAAACTAGTCACTTCGTCAGAGTAGAGGGTGACATTGCCTATAACAATATTCCTCAAGCAGAGATGGTGAAACGATTCAAGAACGAGTTGATCTACAACCCTGAGCTGGACTTGCATTTTCCTCATTTAACAGTTGAAGAAACCCTTTCATTTGCACTTGCGTGCAAAACTCCAAGAATTCGAATTGACGATATATCCAGGAAAAAGCATGTTGACAACTGGCTTAAGATCCTATTGACGGTTTATGGTCTCGGCCACACCCGTAATACCATTGTCGGTAACGACTTTGTAAGAGGAGTTTCAGGAGGTGAAAGGAAAAGAGTCTCCATTGCTGAAGCTATGGCTGCTAACGGAACAGTTTATTGTTGGGATAATGCAACTAGAGGACTAGATGCTTCTACTGCTCTGGAGTTTACGGAATCGGTAAGAGCAACTACCAACTTGGAGCAGACCACTTCGTTTGTGACCCTTTATCAACCCAGTGAACGAATTtatgaactttttgataagGTTTTGGTGTTATACGAAGGTCGCCAAATTTATTTTGGCCCTGCTGATGCCGCAAAGCAGTTTTTTGTTGACATGGGATACGACTGTCCTCCACGTCAAACAACTGGTGAGTTCTTAACCGCCGTGACGGACCCTTTGCAAAGATACCCACGCCCTGGTTTTGAGAATAGGGTTCCAATTAATGCTGATGAATTCCAGGAATACTGGAGGGCATCCTCTACTTACTCGGATTTGCAGAATCAGTTCCAAGAGACCCTGAAAGCAGGTCTTTCCGAGACCACTAAAGagacatttttgaaagccGCTGCTaatgaaaaaatgaaaggTGTCAGCGATAATTCTAAGTATACTGTTAACTACTTTGAACAGTTGAGGCTTTGTATTGTTAGAGGTTTCCAACGAATCAAAGGTGATATCAATTATACAATAGTTATGGTGGTCTCAGCACTCATTCAGGGTTTAGTTGTTGGTTCCTTGTATTGGAATACTCCTGAGAACTCGTCTGGTGTCTTTGGTAGAGCCGGTGTGATCTTCTTTGctattcttttctttgttttgatGTCATTAGCTGAGATTGcaaatattttcaaagatcgCCCTGTGCTGGCTAAACAGATAGGCTACTCTCTTTACCATCCATCAACTGAGGTTATTGCCAATGCCCTAATTCAGATCCCAGTGAAGTTCATTGCCTCTCTATTTTTCAGTATTGTTGTCTATTTCCTTGCAAACATGAAAAGACAACCTGGGCCGTTTTTTGCCTTCCTTCTATTTGTTAATTTGGGTTCTCAAACTATGGCTGCTTTGTTCAACCTAGTTGCTGCCGTGTCCCCCACTTTAGCAGTTGCTAATGCGTTTGACGGTTTGCTTGTGTTATCCTCTGTTCTTTACACATCCTATATGATTCAACGACCTTCTATGGTTCCTTGGTTTGAGTGGTTCTCGTACATGAACCCAATGCTGTATGCTTTTGAATCAATGTTAACAAATGAGTTTCATGGTTCTATTATTGATTGCTCAGACGTTGATTTGATTCCCAACGGTCCTGGTTATGAAGATTACCCTGATCAATACCGGTCTTGTGCCATTACCGGTGCAAACGGAAGAACTTACGTTGATGGAGATACTTATCTCGACCTATCCTTTGAGTACTCCTACTCTCATATCTGGAGAAATATGGGAATCcttttcttgttttatGTCGCCTTTTTGGTTATTCACTCAGTCATGTCAGAGATAATGAACATGTCCACCAGTACCGCCGATCGTTTAATTTTCCTCAAGGCCAATGATCTACCCGTTGAGGTTGCTGCAGCACTGAATGGTTCCGCTAGTAGTAACGATGAGGAGACTGGTCAAGATACTTCTCTGAACGAAAAATATGAACTGGAGCGTGACAAATCTGAAGTAAAAGTCAGCGATAAATTGTTGGGTTCTGATGAAGTATTCACTTGGAAAGATGTAAACTATGTCATCCCGTACCAAGGCTCTGAAAGAACTTTGTTAGACCACGTTCAGGGGTATGTTAAACCTGGTACGTTAACTGCGCTGATGGGTGAATCTGGTGCTGGTAAGACCACTTTGCTGAACGTGTTGTCTCAAAGAATAGATGTGGGTGTAGTTACTGGTGATATGCTTGTCAATGGTAATCCAGTTTCTGCGTctttcaagagaagaactGGTTACGTCCAGCAACAAGATCTGCACATCTCAGAGTTGACTGTAAGAGAATCATTAATCTTTGCTGCTAAACTTAGAAGACCACTGTCAGTACCTGTTGCAGAGAAAATTCAATATGTTGACCAAGTGATTGAAATCCTGCAGATGACCAAGTATAAAGATGCTGTCGCCGGTGAACTAGGTGCCGGTCTGAACGTTGAGCagaggaaaaaattatcaattGCCACAGAATTAGTATCTAAACCCgatttgttgttgtttttgGATGAGCCTACTTCTGGATTGGATTCTCAGTCTTCCTGGGCTATTGTCAAGTTGTTGAGACAGCTTGCTGATGCTGGTCAGGCTATTCTTTGTACTATTCACCAGCCATCTGCAACTCTCTTTGAGCAATTCGACCGATTACTCCTTTTGAGAAAAGGAGGACAAACCGTTTACTTCGGAGATATTGGTGAGAATTCATCCGTAATAACCGGCTACTTCGAAAGAAATGGTGCAAGAAAGTGTTCTCCTGCTGAAAATCCGGCCGAGTACATATTAGAGGTGATCGGTGCGGGAGCCACTGCTTCTATCACTGAAAATTGGTTTGATGTTTGGATTAAGAGTCCAGAATCCCAAGAAGTATCTCAGGAAATCTCAACCTTAGTAACAAGAGCTGGGAACAGCACATCATCAGTCGATGATGCTGCGCACTTGGGAACATTTGCAACACCATGGCACTATCAATATCAGTTAGTTCTACAGAGAACAGCtcaacaatttttcaggGATATGGAATACTTTATGGCCAAGTTCATGTTATTGCTTTCTGGAGGTTTATTGATTGGATTCTCTTTTTGGGACGTTAAACATACTATTGTTGGAATGCAAAATGCGATGTTTGCTGTCTTCTCTGCTATGATTCTTTCCGCTCCCCTGTCTAATCAAATTCAATCGAAAGCCATTGCATCCAGAGAGTTATACGAAGCTCGTGAATCAAAATCTAATACTTTCCATTGGTCAGCTTTGCTTTTGTCACAGTTCTTGGTGGAGATTCCATACTCTGTTGTGTTCTCTACCATATTTTACATTTGTTGGTATTTCCCTGTTCAATTGGATAACGCTCCTGAAAGAGCCGGAGTATGGTGGTTGCATTACTGTatcttcttccagttgTATTATATTTCATTTGCCCTGGCCACAGTCTATTTTGCTCCAGACCTTCCGACAGCAAATGTTATTCTATCTTTCCTGTTTAACTTTATTTTTGCGTTCTGTGGTGTTGTTCAACCAGTTGACATGATGCCAGGCTTTTGGACATTCATGAACAAGGTTTCTCCCTACACTTACTTTGTTCAATCCTTCTTAGGTAACGTTTTACATGGAAGAGAAGTCCATTGTGCTGCTAACGAAATGACATACATTCAACCCCCCAGTGAGCAGTCATGTGGGGAATACCTTACACCATTCATCGAGGAACACACAGGTTATGTGGCAAACCCAGGTGCATTTGAAGATTGTGGTTTCTGTAAATTTGCAGTCGGTGACCAATATTTGAGCACGGTTGGAATTAAGTACAGCTATGGTTGGAGAAATGTTGGATTCTACTGGGTATACATTGTTTTCAACCTGAGTGCAATGCTTTTCTTGTATTACATGTTTAAAGTCAGAAAGCAGTCAATTTTTGCTCCTATTATTGGACTTTTTGGGAGAAAGCAAAAGGATTAA
- a CDS encoding Subunit of the Hat1p-Hat2p histone acetyltransferase complex: MSESLSLEETPQENEELTIEEEYKLWRKNCHYMYDFISETALTWPSLSIQWLPQSFQAPSNAEITQSLLLTTLTSGKDTDYLKIAGTQLPDSLTGKKSEEKVKSRLKVFKKYPQSTEINRARYMPQNPNIIGTINASGQVFTYDVKSLAEPVINEYIHHKESGYGISWNRKKEGVFATSSDDKTVAIWNINHSKPLRTYEHKDIVNDVAFHNFDVNIIGSVSDDKSLKIHDTRTQKTVNSEQVSEKGVNSLTFSTFSENLVAVGGEDFNVSLFDLRNLTRPLHSMVGHTSTITSLSWDPHHENIVASGSADRRVILWDISKIGEEQLQDEMEDGVSELFMMHGGHTGSIYDLSFNPDIPWTLASCSNDNIVHLWTVSRKVLGSGNEEVDLKSLE; encoded by the coding sequence ATGAGTGAATCTTTGTCACTTGAGGAAACTCCAcaagaaaatgaggaaTTGACCATAGAGGAAGAGTACAAGTTGTGGAGGAAAAATTGTCATTATATGTACGATTTTATATCCGAAACTGCTCTCACTTGGCCCTCATTATCTATACAATGGCTACCACAATCGTTTCAGGCTCCTTCTAATGCAGAAATTACGCAGAGTCTTCTGCTAACTACGTTGACCTCTGGTAAAGACACAGATTACTTGAAAATAGCAGGTACTCAGCTACCAGATTCGTTGACAGGCAAGAAATCGGAGGAGAAAGTAAAGTCAAGACTGAAGGTATTCAAAAAATACCCACAAAGCACAGAAATAAACAGGGCCAGGTATATGCCCCAGAATCCAAACATAATTGGCACAATTAATGCCTCTGGCCAGGTTTTCACATATGATGTTAAATCTCTGGCTGAGCCTGTGATAAATGAGTATATCCACCACAAGGAAAGTGGATACGGAATTTCATGGAACAGGAAGAAAGAGGGGGTATTTGCCACCTCTTCCGATGACAAGACGGTGGCAATTTGGAATATTAACCACTCTAAGCCATTACGAACTTACGAACACAAAGATATTGTAAATGACGTAGCTTTCCACAACTTTGACGTCAATATCATTGGGTCCGTTTCAGACGATAAATCTCTGAAAATTCATGATACAAGAACACAAAAAACTGTGAACTCTGAACAAGTCAGTGAAAAGGGAGTCAATTCATTAACGTTCTCCACCTTTTCCGAGAACCTGGTAGCCGTTGGTGGTGAAGATTTTAATGTATCCCTTTTCGACTTGAGAAATCTAACCAGGCCACTTCATTCTATGGTCGGACATACGTCAACCATAACGTCGTTATCTTGGGATCCTCATCATGAGAACATTGTTGCATCTGGCTCCGCAGATCGTCGTGTAATACTCTGGGATATCAGTAAGATTGGAGAAGAACAGTTACAGGATGAAATGGAAGACGGTGTCTCAGAGTTATTTATGATGCACGGAGGTCATACTGGATCCATATATGATTTGAGTTTCAATCCTGATATTCCATGGACATTGGCCAGCTGTTCAAACGATAATATTGTACATCTCTGGACTGTTAGTAGAAAGGTACTAGGATCAGGGAATGAAGAGGTCGATTTGAAGTCTTTAGAGTGA